The sequence GGTGTCACAAAATGGAGACCCCTGTGGACAGTCCTGGCTTGGGATCACTTGCTCGGGTTCCAGGGTGACAGCAATGTGAGTTTGAGCCTCTAAAAGGGGTCCTTTGTGAGTGACAAGCTACTTAAACTTATTATCTGACATTGTTCCTGAATCCTCTGCAGAAAATTATCCGGCATGGGGATCAACGGGACTTTGGGCTACAACATGAATCTACTGACTTCACTAGTTGAACTGTTAGTGTGATCTCTTGGACAATATAGTCTCAATTCCTTGATAGTCACACAGTCTACATTTTGAGAGTGGTTTTGATCTATTTTTAGCTTTCTGCAGTGATACGAGCAAGAATAATCTTGGAGGCAGTGACATTCCTTATAACCTTCCTCCAAATCTTGAGAGATTGTGAGTTTCATGTCCACGCAACTCAAGCTCCTGCTGTTTTCATGTAAAATTATATTAAGTTCTCACAAAGAATTTTATGTGCAGAAACCTTGCAGAAAACAACTTCACCGGAAGCATACCATACTCTATATCGCAAATGATTGCACTTAGAATTTTGTAAGTTGGAGTTATTGTGCTCATttcctcagtttttttttttttttgggtagacTCTGACAAAATTTTGTAACTATACTTTTCTGTTGTATGCAGAAATCTTGGACATAATCATCTTGCAACCACCAATGATATGTTCAACCAGCTAACTAACCTAACAACATTGTGAGTGGTTTTCCTGTATTTTTGACTGCCCATACTTGCCTCGTTACCATATGGTTTGTTGTCTTATGTTCAGTAATCTGGCAAGCTAGTGGAAAAACTAAACCAGCTGTCCATTTCTCTCAGGGACCTTTCATACAACACACTTTCGGGTAATATTCCACAAAGCTTCAACTCCTTGACAAATTTGAGAAAACTGTGAGTACGGATGTGTTAATagatttttcagtttttccGTTGACaagaacaaaattaatttcataatttgtTTATAAAGGCAATATTTGCTCCTGTCAGTAATCTGCAGAACAACGGATTCAATGGCACAATAGATGTCCTTGCTGATCTTCCGCTTACTGACTTGTGAGTTGGCATGCATCTGCTAACCAACCTATTCTGATTTATAGTCGAATTCTAATAACACATTTGATTCTACTTCAGAAATGTTGCAAATAACCAATTCACCGGATGGATACCTGATAAgctaaagaaaataaagaatctCCAGTAAGTACTTCTGTTACCAATATACTCACGATCTTGCAATTATAGACTTATTGGATGGATACCAACAATATTCTCCTCCTTTTGTAGGACAAATGGAAACTCGTTTGGAAGTGGTCcttcaccaccacctccaccataTCAATCTCCACCTTATAAATCTCCTCCATACAAATCTCCGCAATCTCGACAACCTGCTCCTCCAACTACTACTGTTAACAATAATCCGTCTGATGATGGTCGCAAACACTCTAAACTAAGTGGTGGTGCCATAGCCGGAATTGTAGTATGTTTGGTAGTTGTGGGTGCAATAGTTGCATTCTTTGTGATCAAGAAGAAATATTGGTCATTGCCACGAGGAGGAGATCCTGAACAGAAGGAACCTCTCAGCCCTATTGTTTCAGGATTTAAAGACAGTCTTAAACGTAAGTTTCATGCTAATTGTCAGCTTTGGAATGATTTGCAAACAGTAGTGCAGCactgcatttcttttttctatgcTTATCATTTCTCTTTTGCATAGAGGTAAGTAATATGCTGTATTCCCATATCAAAACTACTCTTTTCAGAGATGAAGTCAATCAAGATCATCTCAACAATTGGCAAGGAAGAATTACAGAAAACTGTTTCAATGAATTTAAAACCTCCAACAAGAATTGACTTGCACAAGTCCATTGATGAAAATGATGTCACCAGCAAGTCTTTCACAAGGAAAATAAGTTTGAGTTCCATCAGAACACCTGCATACACTGTGGCAGACCTACAGGTGGCAACGGGCAGCTTCTGTGCTGACAATTTAATTGGAGAGGGGTTATTCGGTCGTGTTTACAAGGCGAAATTCAATGACCACAAGGTGCTTCCACAATTACCTCTTATCCTTACTTTTGAATCTTTTCCTTGCACCAAACAACCACTGTATTGTTTTTTTACTACCATAGAATCTGCAATTAAGTGGATGTGCTAAACTTGACATGCTAAATCTATATTGTCCTAGACAATAGGCTAAGATGATATGCATCAGTTGATCTATACCTGCTTGGAAATTTTTAGCTGTGGTAGCACGAAAGTGTTCCGTTTACATGATTATCTATGTCTACACACAATTTATGCTTGCATTACTACTGCCAGTCTTTCTTTCCTTCAATAAATAGAGAAAAGAAATCATTCTATCATATACAAGTACTCAATATTCTTAGTATATGGAATCATGACAAGTATTTACTGTCATCACAGGAGCATTGATTATATGTAATATAAGATGTGGCACTCTCATTTTCTTTACAAGTACCAACCTTTCCAAAAAAAAGGACttattttttctgtttgttAAGATTATATAAAATTCAAGAAACAATTCACACCTTTGGTACTTTCAAATCATCATCCTGGCTACTGCATATTTCAGTCATCACCATTTCTTGTTACTTTCAGGTCCTGGCTGTGAAGAAAATCAATTTCTCTGCATTCCCGGGCCATCCTTCAGATTTGTTCATTGAGTTAGTTGCAAATATTTCAAGGTTAAATCATCCAAGCCTTTCCGAGTTAGTTGGCTACTGTTCAGAGCATGGGCAGTGCTTACTGGCATATGAGTTCTACCGAAATGGTTCTCTTAAAGACTTGCTTCATCTAGTGGATGATCAAAGCCAACCGTTGTCTTGGAATAGCCGTGTTAAGATTGCCCTTGGATCTGCGAGGGCATTAGAGTAAGTGAAACTGTGAAAGAAACGTGCAATTCTTCCCTCCTGTTTTAGAGCTGAAAATTCATGTCAATCATGTGAAACTTTCAGATATCTACATGAAACTTGTTCACCTTCCGTGATACACAAGAATTTCAAGTCATCCAATATTTTTCTGGATAACGAGCTAAATCCCCATCTTTCAGATTCTGGGTTTGCTGACCTTATTCCTAACCGGGAATCTCAGGTAACATATTAGGCATATATCCTCCAACTGTCTTACCGCTGTTTTACATGAATTTAAATCATGATTGATTGCCCGCAGAAATGCTTTAcacttttttttgttcattGAAGTATCTAAAGCTCACTTTAGCATAATACTTCATGTGGTATATTGAGAAGATCAAAAAATGATTATTGAATAACATGATAAAATTTCAGGACCGACATACTCTGTACTAGTCCATGGTTACCTAGTATGTTATGActgtattttgcaaattttgttACTGAAAatgcttataaaaaaattggggTCCCAAAATTTCTATCCAAACATACTTACATAACAACAATTTCAGGTGTCAGATGAGGACTCAGGATACAGGGCCCCCGAGGTGACCATGTCTGGCCAGTACTCCGTGAAGAgtgacgtgtacagcttcggtgTTGTCATGCTAGAGCTCCTGACTGGCCGGAAACCTTTTGACAGGTGAACACACAGACACTGCACCATCACCATTTCTCCTCAATTTTTCTCAAGTTCTCAAACCTTGCACTGTTGCACAATCctctgaactgaactgaactgaactgtaTTGCCCCTTGCTGTCTGAACATTTGCAGATCCCGGCCACGGTCGGAGCAGTCACTGGTCGGGTGGGCAACTCCCCAGCTGCACGACATCGACGCTTTGGACCAGATGGTCGACCCTGCACTCCAGGGGCTGTACCCTTCGAAATCGCTCTCCCGCTTCGCTGACGCGATCGCGCTCTGCGTTCAGGTCAGACCACCATGATCAGTGATCAGCCGATCACCTCCACATCAGCTTCTCCTTTGCTCCCCAAATGCtccagttttcttttttttccatcttttgCACACTTCTGATCCTGCTTGCTCCTCAACCTTTTGTCGACAGTCCGAACCGGAGTTCAGGCCGCCGATGTCGGAGGTCGTCCAGTTGCTGGTCCGCCTTGTGCAGAGAGCCAACATGACGAGGATGTGCGGCGCCGACGGTCACTCatggcggcgcgacggcgaatCCCGGGACCAAGAACCATGGTAAAGGGGAAGAAGATAAAATGCTGTATATAGGCGCGAGAGTGATGTGCTGTTCAAAGATGTTTCTTTGCTAGGTGagtagttttaaaaaaaaagtttgaagtttgatgATTTGGGCGTGAGCTTAGCAGCGCCCTGTGGCCTGTCACCTGTATGTGCACCAGTGCCAAACCAAGAAACGGATGCTGATTGTTCATGTGCTCGTCACACCTCATTGTCGACGAGCACAACAAATCTTTTCactcgagaaaaaaataatactcaCTCCGTTCTCGAATGCTTGTTGGTTTGTGATAAGTGTAGGATATTGGTTAAGTACATTCAATTTTACAAATCTAATGGCGCAAATTTGATGCTAAAAAGTTACTCCCTTGGTTTTTAAATGTACTCTATAAAGCTATTGACTTTTCGGTACGACGTTTGACTATTCACATTGCCTAGAAAtatagtgtaaatataaaaaaaggttGTACTTAAAATACCTTTAGTAAAATAAGTCACAATGAAATAACTGatgcttatatattttttaataaaaataaataatcaaatGGTATGTTTAAAAGTCAACAACATAATAATAGGACACTGCGTGGAATGTACCGATGTTGAGGTCATAGTTCTGGATGAATATGTCCATCCGGGTGATATGGGAGGTGTGCTTTGACACGATAATCTAGCCCGTGCACTTTTTTTAGGTGCAACTATGATGACGCTCGGTGTCATCTTTCTTAATGTCTTAGAGGATGGTGTACTATCAATCGATGTTGTCATCTTAGGGTATGCATAGCTGTGGCTAGGGTGCAAGCGAGGATGGTAGGTTCAAAAGGGCAACGACGGAGGAGGCGCAACAAACATAGAGGAGGTGGGTTGGCCACGAGCGATAGAGGCCCACATGTGGATGATTCAGAGTATGGGAAGCCAGTGCTGGCAACATAGACAGGCAGTAGGGTTTGGAAGGGCCTTATGCTAAGGCTAGCGATTGATGAATATACCACAGACGGTGCAATATCCGATGGAGAAGAGGAGATGGCACAAATATGGAGTCGTAGGGCTCGGGATGCTGTCAATTTAGGAATGCTCTCTTCACTACCACGGGTGGGAGGGCGAGGCTGCAAAGGTGTCCTCACTGCTCGATGTGTGCAGGAGGGCGAGGCGGGCAACGAGGTCCTGGCCGAGCacccctctctatctcttttttcctcttcacgtgactggcatgtgggccccactcagCCTCATAGGACAAAACCACTGTGGAAACTGCTTGGAGGTCTAAATTAACCAGTATTAATAATCGAGGGACGTTGTATACTGGGTTTTACTGTTGAGATACACGAACCAAATTCGACCCATAGTCGAGGGACCTAATATTTTCCAGTCTTTGAAGATgcttataggggtagggtttgcgtgcgtacGTTCacaggggtgagtgtgcgtgcgttgtgaaTGTATGCGTTGTACCggtgtaattcttaaaaaaaagagtaaaataacCGAATGCGAACGTGTAAAGTGGGGGTGTGTGGGCTTTGGGCCGTGCGCGAGCGGAGGAAGTATTCGCTGCGATGCGATGCGACCGCAGCTTCGCCTTCGCGGATTACCAAATCCTATTTCCCGTCCACTCGGCGTCGGCTCCTCGTGAGTTCTttcgctggccgccgccgccgcccgcgccgatccccatccatcccgcaagcgcgcgcgcgagcaggGGCCGCAAATCGCGTTCGTtccgctgcttccgccgcatcctggtgagcatccatcCGCTACGCAcatcctcttcctcatctctctctctctctaaccacCGCGTTAACTCTTAGGTTTCCTGCAAGTTTTTTCTCCTAATCTTGCCTTAAACTTAATACTGAAAGCAGCTTTTCTCTCAACGAACCCCCATGCTCCATGTTAGATCCGACCTTGGGGTAGTTAGTTCACTAGTTGAGCTCACCTGATGCTTGCGCATGGGTAGGGCGCTGCAATTTCGGTTCAGAATTCTCCGCCTCACATATGCTTGACGATGCTGCGTGCTAAGGAGACATTCAGGAAGATGTACTCGGTTGCCAAGAACTACTGCGGAGGAGGGTTAGCTGCGTCGGATGCGCTATCAGGTGGTAGTACTGTCCCTAACACCTAGTAATGTTTGTTGTCCAGAGCAGGAACAGTGCTAACTCATTCATTTCTTTGCGTTTCAGCAGTATCTGCTCTTGGGCGTTCTCTGAAACCCTCGCGCAAAGCGTCGAGGCATGTTGTTCCGTGCAGGGCGCGCTCGTTTACGCAGTGTTCCCTAGGGGGTGGTTCTGCGGACCAGGAGATTGTGATTGCACTGGGCAGCAATGTGGGGGATAGAATCAGTACGTTTGACAGGGCATTGCGTATGATGAAGAACTCGGGTGTAAATATCACCAGGCATGCCTGCTTGTATGAGACTTCCCCGGCTTATGTGACTGATCAGCCGCGGTTCCTGAACTCTGCTGTTAGGGGCACAACCAAGCTGGAACCTCATGAATTGCTCAAGAAGCTAAAGGAAATTGAGAAGGATATAGGGCGCACTGACGGGATAAGGTATGGTCCCAGACCGATCGATCTGGACATTCTTCTATATGGCAAATCACATATTAGTACTGAGAATCTAACTGTGCCACATGAACGCATCCATGAGAGGCCGTTCGTTTTAGCACCTCTTGTTGACCTTCTAGGCTCATCCACTGATGATAACGTGGAAAAAAGTTGGCATTCTCTTGCAAAGTGCACTGGTGGGTTCTTTGAATCATGGGATAAACTTGGAGGTGAATCTATAATTGGAACAGAAGGAATTAAAAGGGTATTGCCAGTCGGAAATCGTCTGTTGGATTGGTCTGAGAGGACTCTTGTCATGGGGGTGCTTAATTTGACACCAGACAGCTTCAGTGATGGTGGTAAGTTTCAGGAAGTGGAAGCTGCCATTGCTCAGACCAAGTTATTAATATCAGAAGGTGCAGACATCATTGATATTGGTGCTCAATCCACTAGGCCCCTTGCAAGAAGATTATCTGCAGACGAAGAGCTTGAGAGGTTGGTTCCTGTTCTAGATGCGATCACAGGAATTCCTGAGATGGAAGGCAAGTTGCTCTCAGTGGATACATTCTATGCAGAAGTCGCTGCTGAAGCTGTGAAAAGAGGAGTACACATTGTTAATGATGTATCTGGTGGACAGATTGACCCAAGAATTCTTGAAGTTGTAGCTGAACTTGGAGTTCCATATGTGACTATGCATATGAGAGGAGATCCATCTACTATGCAAAGTGAACAGAATCTACTATACGGTGATGTTTGTAAAGAAGTTGCTTCTGAGCTATATAAAAGGGTGAGACAAGCAGAGTTGTCTGGGATTCCTTTGTGGAGGATAGTTCTTGATCCTGGTATTGGATTCTCCAAGAATTCCAAACATAACCTTGAAGTTATCATGGGTTTGGAATCTATTAGAACAGAGATAGGTAAAATGAGTTTAGGTGCTTCACATGTGCCAATTTTACTTGGACCCTCAAGGAAAAGATTTTTAGGTGAAATATGCAATCGTGTCAATCCCACTGAGAGAGATGCTGCTACCATGGTCGTTGCTACTGCTGGGATATTGAATGGTGCTAATATAGTAAGGGTGCATAATGTTAAATATGGCGTGGATACTGCAAAGGTCTCTGATGCATTGAGCAAAGGCAGAAGATGATTATACCACCTTCGGAAAATAGATCATACTCCAGTTTTGTACTAGAAAATAATGATCAATAATAGTAACTCGGCCATAATGTTGGCTTCTCAGATAATACCATAGGGCGAGTATCATCATAGAAAGCATGTGCACACAACTGCTATGTGAGCTTGAGAtggaatttttctttttgtcacatcatttcaataaTCTTCTGAGGTAACGGTTATACAGATCTCTAGAGTTTTGACCTTTCAGGATTCACAAATTTTCTACAGGTCTGATttgtttggaactttggatCATAACTTGAAGTTATTCTCCATGTATTTTAGATCTGCTTGCCTGCTATGGAACTTCTCCATGTATACAGATCCCTAAAGTTTTGACCTTTCAGGATTCAAATTTTCTACAGGTCTGATTTGTTGGGAACTTTGGATCATAACTTGAAGTTATTCCAGCTTGCCTGCTATGGAACTTCTCCCTGTAATTccttttatataagacggaccgtcaaacgttagacacagAAATACACAaatgcacttaaaatgggacggagggaatagctTTTTACACATGATGATGTTTATCATGCTAGGTTTATACGGtagtcttctcttctttttatcTTCTAATGGAAATCAGTAGCTTCattataatcttttttttattcttcctTCTGTCTGAAAGGGAATTTTGTATCTACAATTTTTTTACTAGAAAATCTCTCATAGTATTTAGAAGCAGTTATAGTATCacataatataattacattatagtacaatataagttggatttaatTATGTTGTCACAAGCAAAAAGTTCTGTAGCGCAATGGTGAACGGCTGCATACAATACCAGGAACCACGACATTGAGAGTTCTGTTGCCTGTTCATCTATCGAAGCAACATCTGCTTTGGTATGGTTATGATCGCAAGGTACTCTTATCTTACTGTTTCTTTACACATACTGGTCTTCCCTATGAGCCGTTATAATGCTTTTTCTATCCTTCTGTGTTctctttcttttattattttcttgtaGTTAGTAAATTTCTCACTAAGAATGATATTATTACAGAATGGAGTCCATTCTCTCTGCCCTGCTATTTGGTCAAAACATCGGAAATGGTTGATGATGTCAATGGTTTGCCTCAATCCAGTAGCTTGTGTAAGTATGGCTATTTTTTGTTGAATTCTGCATTATAGTGTTCGCATTATCTCATATCTCGTCACTGGTTAGAATGAGTTTACTAGTAATCACCCACCTACATTAATAACTCTAAAAGCACCCAAGATTTACTGACCTTTAAGTTCCTTTTGTTGCATTCTGTTGTGCAATTGAAGACCGTGCTTCTTTTTATGTTGATAGTTTGTGTGTGAAGTCTGTTTAGTCAGCTTCTGCTTCATGCTTTAGGATGCATTATCTTCCTGGCAATCTGCTAGATCTGTTTAATATAACCTCCCACCATTGTTGTTTGTATTTGAAACTGGAATATTGATACTATCTAACAGAGTAACATGGTTATTTGTTGCAGTCCTTCATGGACCTGCAGTTCCCAATGGACAACTAACATATGTTACTGGCGACGGGATTACAGCAAGTGGTTTTCTTCCATTATTTGGTGGGTTGCTTCAAGCTCATGGGAAATACCCAGGAGAAACTAGAGTCAGCTTCTCTTGCAAGGTTAGCATGCTCCCTATTTATCTTTTTCTCATAAATTAGTTAATTGTGATATCTGAAAAATTGTGAGCTGCTCCCGCAAAGCTGCAGTGCCCCTGctttttcttagaaaaaaaaattctaatgcaGTGTGGAGTAACGGTATGATTTAAGCAATGACTACTTTTAAACTTCACATCATTGTTAATCGGCTTCTGATCAGAAATATGTTATGTTTATTGATAGTATCACAACCTTTTGGTTGGAACACTCTGCACGCTCCGATGTTTCTCATTGTTTATGAGTTCATTTCATGAATTAGGAAGTGTGCACATTTGCTTTCACAAACATGGCTATTTTCTGTTATTTGTGTTATTAGTTATTACTATGACAACTTCTATATGATCAGTGTAcctttatctttctttttacTGCATAACCAGCACTGATCTGTTTTAGCTCTTCTCCTGTGTTCGTTCTATATTGGTAAAGTGGTCTTTCACCTGTGGTAacgttttttttcccttaaagAATAAGCAAGGCACCAAGTTCACTCCTATGTTTCAATGGCCTGATAAGTCTGTCATTTGGAGTTACTCAAGCCTTAGCATGGAAAAGAGCTGGTCTCATGGTGAGGCCCAGTGTGCAAGTCAGGTAGTTTACTTAGAACACTCAAGCAATTCCAATCACTTCTTTTTGTACCATAATTTAGCACTTTTGAGCCGTTGAACAGAAAACAAACGGTAATTACTTTGCATTATCTTTACATTTTTAGCCTTGGTATCATGCTAAAGGCATGCATCTATTTCGGATGAAACTGTCAGAATGCAAGTGCCGGATGATTAAGCTGGTCATAACCGGAATGGTTATTCCATGATATCGATTCAGGTTTCTGAGGACATTACTTGTTGCTAGTTATTGCATTTTTCTATCATAAAGACTACATTCGTTCAATTTCATAAAATTGCATGTAACAACAACTTTTGGGAACATGTTCGGTTGGTCATACTTTCCGC is a genomic window of Oryza glaberrima chromosome 7, OglaRS2, whole genome shotgun sequence containing:
- the LOC127780009 gene encoding protein STRUBBELIG-RECEPTOR FAMILY 7-like isoform X1; translated protein: MKRRMRGGGGAAMAVATGAVMLFLAATLSGVSANTDSDDVNALNVLYTSMNSPSQLTNWVSQNGDPCGQSWLGITCSGSRVTAIKLSGMGINGTLGYNMNLLTSLVELDTSKNNLGGSDIPYNLPPNLERLNLAENNFTGSIPYSISQMIALRILNLGHNHLATTNDMFNQLTNLTTLDLSYNTLSGNIPQSFNSLTNLRKLNLQNNGFNGTIDVLADLPLTDLNVANNQFTGWIPDKLKKIKNLQTNGNSFGSGPSPPPPPYQSPPYKSPPYKSPQSRQPAPPTTTVNNNPSDDGRKHSKLSGGAIAGIVVCLVVVGAIVAFFVIKKKYWSLPRGGDPEQKEPLSPIVSGFKDSLKQMKSIKIISTIGKEELQKTVSMNLKPPTRIDLHKSIDENDVTSKSFTRKISLSSIRTPAYTVADLQVATGSFCADNLIGEGLFGRVYKAKFNDHKVLAVKKINFSAFPGHPSDLFIELVANISRLNHPSLSELVGYCSEHGQCLLAYEFYRNGSLKDLLHLVDDQSQPLSWNSRVKIALGSARALEYLHETCSPSVIHKNFKSSNIFLDNELNPHLSDSGFADLIPNRESQVSDEDSGYRAPEVTMSGQYSVKSDVYSFGVVMLELLTGRKPFDRSRPRSEQSLVGWATPQLHDIDALDQMVDPALQGLYPSKSLSRFADAIALCVQSEPEFRPPMSEVVQLLVRLVQRANMTRMCGADGHSWRRDGESRDQEPW
- the LOC127780009 gene encoding protein STRUBBELIG-RECEPTOR FAMILY 7-like isoform X2, which produces MNALNVLYTSMNSPSQLTNWVSQNGDPCGQSWLGITCSGSRVTAIKLSGMGINGTLGYNMNLLTSLVELDTSKNNLGGSDIPYNLPPNLERLNLAENNFTGSIPYSISQMIALRILNLGHNHLATTNDMFNQLTNLTTLDLSYNTLSGNIPQSFNSLTNLRKLNLQNNGFNGTIDVLADLPLTDLNVANNQFTGWIPDKLKKIKNLQTNGNSFGSGPSPPPPPYQSPPYKSPPYKSPQSRQPAPPTTTVNNNPSDDGRKHSKLSGGAIAGIVVCLVVVGAIVAFFVIKKKYWSLPRGGDPEQKEPLSPIVSGFKDSLKQMKSIKIISTIGKEELQKTVSMNLKPPTRIDLHKSIDENDVTSKSFTRKISLSSIRTPAYTVADLQVATGSFCADNLIGEGLFGRVYKAKFNDHKVLAVKKINFSAFPGHPSDLFIELVANISRLNHPSLSELVGYCSEHGQCLLAYEFYRNGSLKDLLHLVDDQSQPLSWNSRVKIALGSARALEYLHETCSPSVIHKNFKSSNIFLDNELNPHLSDSGFADLIPNRESQVSDEDSGYRAPEVTMSGQYSVKSDVYSFGVVMLELLTGRKPFDRSRPRSEQSLVGWATPQLHDIDALDQMVDPALQGLYPSKSLSRFADAIALCVQSEPEFRPPMSEVVQLLVRLVQRANMTRMCGADGHSWRRDGESRDQEPW
- the LOC127780010 gene encoding folate synthesis bifunctional protein, mitochondrial-like isoform X1; this translates as MRCDRSFAFADYQILFPVHSASAPREFFRWPPPPPAPIPIHPASARASRGRKSRSFRCFRRILGAAISVQNSPPHICLTMLRAKETFRKMYSVAKNYCGGGLAASDALSGAVSALGRSLKPSRKASRHVVPCRARSFTQCSLGGGSADQEIVIALGSNVGDRISTFDRALRMMKNSGVNITRHACLYETSPAYVTDQPRFLNSAVRGTTKLEPHELLKKLKEIEKDIGRTDGIRYGPRPIDLDILLYGKSHISTENLTVPHERIHERPFVLAPLVDLLGSSTDDNVEKSWHSLAKCTGGFFESWDKLGGESIIGTEGIKRVLPVGNRLLDWSERTLVMGVLNLTPDSFSDGGKFQEVEAAIAQTKLLISEGADIIDIGAQSTRPLARRLSADEELERLVPVLDAITGIPEMEGKLLSVDTFYAEVAAEAVKRGVHIVNDVSGGQIDPRILEVVAELGVPYVTMHMRGDPSTMQSEQNLLYGDVCKEVASELYKRVRQAELSGIPLWRIVLDPGIGFSKNSKHNLEVIMGLESIRTEIGKMSLGASHVPILLGPSRKRFLGEICNRVNPTERDAATMVVATAGILNGANIVRVHNVKYGVDTAKVSDALSKGRR
- the LOC127780010 gene encoding folate synthesis bifunctional protein, mitochondrial-like isoform X2 encodes the protein MRCDRSFAFADYQILFPVHSASAPREFFRWPPPPPAPIPIHPASARASRGRKSRSFRCFRRILGAAISVQNSPPHICLTMLRAKETFRKMYSVAKNYCGGGLAASDALSAVSALGRSLKPSRKASRHVVPCRARSFTQCSLGGGSADQEIVIALGSNVGDRISTFDRALRMMKNSGVNITRHACLYETSPAYVTDQPRFLNSAVRGTTKLEPHELLKKLKEIEKDIGRTDGIRYGPRPIDLDILLYGKSHISTENLTVPHERIHERPFVLAPLVDLLGSSTDDNVEKSWHSLAKCTGGFFESWDKLGGESIIGTEGIKRVLPVGNRLLDWSERTLVMGVLNLTPDSFSDGGKFQEVEAAIAQTKLLISEGADIIDIGAQSTRPLARRLSADEELERLVPVLDAITGIPEMEGKLLSVDTFYAEVAAEAVKRGVHIVNDVSGGQIDPRILEVVAELGVPYVTMHMRGDPSTMQSEQNLLYGDVCKEVASELYKRVRQAELSGIPLWRIVLDPGIGFSKNSKHNLEVIMGLESIRTEIGKMSLGASHVPILLGPSRKRFLGEICNRVNPTERDAATMVVATAGILNGANIVRVHNVKYGVDTAKVSDALSKGRR
- the LOC127780010 gene encoding folate synthesis bifunctional protein, mitochondrial-like isoform X3 produces the protein MRCDRSFAFADYQILFPVHSASAPREFFRWPPPPPAPIPIHPASARASRGRKSRSFRCFRRILGAAISVQNSPPHICLTMLRAKETFRKMYSVAKNYCGGGLAASDALSGVSALGRSLKPSRKASRHVVPCRARSFTQCSLGGGSADQEIVIALGSNVGDRISTFDRALRMMKNSGVNITRHACLYETSPAYVTDQPRFLNSAVRGTTKLEPHELLKKLKEIEKDIGRTDGIRYGPRPIDLDILLYGKSHISTENLTVPHERIHERPFVLAPLVDLLGSSTDDNVEKSWHSLAKCTGGFFESWDKLGGESIIGTEGIKRVLPVGNRLLDWSERTLVMGVLNLTPDSFSDGGKFQEVEAAIAQTKLLISEGADIIDIGAQSTRPLARRLSADEELERLVPVLDAITGIPEMEGKLLSVDTFYAEVAAEAVKRGVHIVNDVSGGQIDPRILEVVAELGVPYVTMHMRGDPSTMQSEQNLLYGDVCKEVASELYKRVRQAELSGIPLWRIVLDPGIGFSKNSKHNLEVIMGLESIRTEIGKMSLGASHVPILLGPSRKRFLGEICNRVNPTERDAATMVVATAGILNGANIVRVHNVKYGVDTAKVSDALSKGRR
- the LOC127780010 gene encoding folate synthesis bifunctional protein, mitochondrial-like isoform X4 is translated as MRCDRSFAFADYQILFPVHSASAPREFFRWPPPPPAPIPIHPASARASRGRKSRSFRCFRRILGAAISVQNSPPHICLTMLRAKETFRKMYSVAKNYCGGGLAASDALSVSALGRSLKPSRKASRHVVPCRARSFTQCSLGGGSADQEIVIALGSNVGDRISTFDRALRMMKNSGVNITRHACLYETSPAYVTDQPRFLNSAVRGTTKLEPHELLKKLKEIEKDIGRTDGIRYGPRPIDLDILLYGKSHISTENLTVPHERIHERPFVLAPLVDLLGSSTDDNVEKSWHSLAKCTGGFFESWDKLGGESIIGTEGIKRVLPVGNRLLDWSERTLVMGVLNLTPDSFSDGGKFQEVEAAIAQTKLLISEGADIIDIGAQSTRPLARRLSADEELERLVPVLDAITGIPEMEGKLLSVDTFYAEVAAEAVKRGVHIVNDVSGGQIDPRILEVVAELGVPYVTMHMRGDPSTMQSEQNLLYGDVCKEVASELYKRVRQAELSGIPLWRIVLDPGIGFSKNSKHNLEVIMGLESIRTEIGKMSLGASHVPILLGPSRKRFLGEICNRVNPTERDAATMVVATAGILNGANIVRVHNVKYGVDTAKVSDALSKGRR
- the LOC127780010 gene encoding folate synthesis bifunctional protein, mitochondrial-like isoform X5 produces the protein MLRAKETFRKMYSVAKNYCGGGLAASDALSGAVSALGRSLKPSRKASRHVVPCRARSFTQCSLGGGSADQEIVIALGSNVGDRISTFDRALRMMKNSGVNITRHACLYETSPAYVTDQPRFLNSAVRGTTKLEPHELLKKLKEIEKDIGRTDGIRYGPRPIDLDILLYGKSHISTENLTVPHERIHERPFVLAPLVDLLGSSTDDNVEKSWHSLAKCTGGFFESWDKLGGESIIGTEGIKRVLPVGNRLLDWSERTLVMGVLNLTPDSFSDGGKFQEVEAAIAQTKLLISEGADIIDIGAQSTRPLARRLSADEELERLVPVLDAITGIPEMEGKLLSVDTFYAEVAAEAVKRGVHIVNDVSGGQIDPRILEVVAELGVPYVTMHMRGDPSTMQSEQNLLYGDVCKEVASELYKRVRQAELSGIPLWRIVLDPGIGFSKNSKHNLEVIMGLESIRTEIGKMSLGASHVPILLGPSRKRFLGEICNRVNPTERDAATMVVATAGILNGANIVRVHNVKYGVDTAKVSDALSKGRR